From the genome of Thunnus thynnus chromosome 1, fThuThy2.1, whole genome shotgun sequence, one region includes:
- the LOC137181140 gene encoding LIM domain only protein 7-like isoform X4 yields the protein MESPVTNGVSISRELSPVRISTLHKKLQMEWRQQTSVSCADAFSEAQRWIEEVTGKSFGCNDFRAALENGVLLCDLINQLKPGIIKRVNRLSTPIAGLDNVNVFLKACGKLGLNESQLFHPGDLQDLSTRVTLRRDESNRRLKNVLITIYWLGRKAHLDTFYSGPHLNFKAFEGLLGLALSKALDEGSNVFVKDGGYKECCFPEREEFRHMRPSYKRVNSVDSIDSLDSRALRQNSEGCGSDAEAEQVFRMATTRHSAQQTKSYIPTPLLRRKQGREENGRGCASPLARSKSLSDIPMVYPVRKVPSGNTIFDVGQDTGTAREWNKENKRRSSVAAKDSEAQWQDDLTKWKNRRRSTKTDLRRKSQDREHVINQMTNGAVTDFKNDTQGGRLKRDQQSPRRHNLAPRPYSTSPPSKSSSSDLRPHTRALLARSYATEAPFSPTAPNSHHNSAHTQGSSVEAMPASDGNILGEDTHLTSLASDGAGVTTPSLDYPFSSQTQVKAQGSPAPFQLTSEPVQPENGFTVQISPLVTTILPNDTTKSTGSRDPTAALSSHKELPLSMDPQVPTFSPDTVNQAAVDALEDLSYQKSEEESQKTSLEPAAEQGRGQQAASLYTYLSRTGSWSGSASLPRGYRRSEGSSRLSSVITARPFGTKQSRVSSLPRLCNVDDNQGVLLNSEKERSLSPPGGSLLKRQIATGHLRGQYQASIRQKKANQAKQNGKQQAEEGKGASLSSQTSFQTNGYYHQPYQTQLLPQPYLNPQSQQNKTLTLTSSASIDLPKVDHSDMRVSLILKPNSRPDFGFQIHWDSTGARVKFIQPGSLAELGQLCVDDEIMAVDGVAVAHMSYNQWEDKMTSALQTGSLTMDIRRYGNKDWSTSEGSHHNQPGQSRMTLNLTAAAPILIGYPDHHANSAASAETTVTKLSKFNGQTDNVIQGKLMDGDFADNYSTTISKDYNITRKNQKRRTEFFKKKGGSESAISDLQVPSLSPSSSSWSWDREEDRRRQEKWQEEQERLLQEQYQRDQERLEAEWRKAQQDAMEEQCRKPGNTFEMTNGGESPARHRHVNGLTNKTREEEQRPERDELKEAVSKAQSSTQRVQNDKITQQDWAEGSCGFAQLSPAHRTKSLSTPALAGPHKQPRGDQRKRKGQSVSKVEQERQQILEEMKKRTQLLTDNSWIRQRSSSFYREPIYVGVPMKRYESLDNLDMLRQSPIPTATFSYPRPHSAAAGYCAPSRNSYSRYSTGAISSQRNPPVDSYHGRMVSGRRTCCVCERALGSGAAMVIEALSLCFHLTCFQCVGCQRHLGGTETRVQVRIQNGKPYCEPCYFQLKSTDAPSM from the exons ATGGAAAGTCCAGTGACAAACGGGGTGTCAATTAGTAGAGAACTTTCACCGGTGAGGATCTCTACGCTGCACAAG AAGCTACAGATGGAGTGGCGCCAGCAGACCAGTGTCAGCTGTGCAGACGCCTTCAGCGAGGCTCAACGCTGGATAGAG gaagTGACTGGAAAATCTTTTGGTTGCAATGACTTCCGTGCTGCTCTGGAGAATGGAGTGCTACTTTGCGA CCTGATCAACCAATTAAAACCTGGCATAATCAAGAGAGTAAACAGGCTTTCTACTCCCATTGCTGGCCTG GATAATGTGAATGTATTCCTGAAAGCCTGTGGGAAACTCGGACTAAATGAGTCACAGCTGTTTCACCCAGGAGACCTGCAGGACCTGTCCACTCGTGTGACACTCAG GCGAGATGAAAGCAACAGACGACTTAAAAAT GTTCTGATCACAATCTACTGGTTGGGTCGCAAGGCTCATTTAGATACATTCTACAGTGGTCCTCATCTTAACTTCAAGGCCTTTGAAGGGCTGTTAGGGTTGGCTTTATCCAAG GCTCTAGATGAGGGCAgtaatgtgtttgtgaaagacGGCGGATACAAAGAGTGCTGTTtcccagagagagaggaatTTCGGCACATGAGACCGAGCTATAAGAGAGTGAACTCTGTGGACAGCATCGACTCGCTGGACTCCCGGGCTCTCCGCCAAAACAGTGAag GTTGTGGAAGTGACGCAGAAGCTGAGCAGGTGTTCAGGATGGCGACAACGCGGCACTCAGCCCAGCAAACCAAAAGCTATATCCCAACACCACTCCTACGGAGAAAACAAGGACGAGAGGAGAATGGAAGGGGCTGTGCTAGTCCCCTTGCCAG GAGTAAATCACTGAGTGACATCCCGATGGTATACCCTGTGCGTAAAGTTCCTAGTGGGAATACCATTTTCGATGTGGGCCAGGACACTGGCACGGCAAGGGAGtggaataaagaaaacaaacggAGGAGCAGTGTCGCTGCCAAGGACAGTGAAGCTCAGTGGCAAGAT GACTTGACAAAGTGGAAGAATCGTCGCAGGAGCACCAAGACTGATCTTCGCAGGAAGTCGCAAGACCGAGAGCATGTCATTAACCAGATGACCAATGGGGCTGTGACTGACTTTAAGAATGACACACAGGGTGGACGACTCAAGAG AGACCAGCAGTCCCCACGCAGGCATAATCTTGCCCCCCGTCCTTACTCCACCTCTCCTCCATCAAAATCATCAAGCTCTGATCTCCGACCACATACTCGAGCTCTGCTGGCCCGCAGCTACGCCACAGAGGCACCCTTCAGCCCCACAGCTCCAAATAGCCACCATAACTCTGCCCACACGCAG GGATCATCAGTTGAAGCAATGCCTGCCTCTGATGGAAACATCTTGGGAGAGGACACCCACCTCACCTCTTTGGCTTCAGATGGAGCAGGAGTAACCACACCTTCTCTGGACTATCCTTTCAGCTCCCAGACACAAGTCAAAGCCCAGGGCAGCCCAGCTCCATTCCAGCTCACATCTGAACCAGTTCAGCCAGAAAATGGTTTCACTGTCCAAATCTCCCCTCTGGTCACAACAATACTGCCAAATGACACCACAAAATCAACCGGCAGCAGGGATCCTACTGCAGCTCTGTCAAGTCACAAGGAACTTCCTCTCAGCATGGATCCACAGGTTCCCACTTTCAGCCCTGATACAGTTAACCAGGCAGCTGTTGATGCTCTGGAAGACTTGTCGTACCAGAAGTCAGAAGAAGAGAGCCAGAAGACATCTTTGGAACCAGCTGCAGAGCAAGGCAGAGGTCAACAGGCTGCAAGCCTCTACACGTACTTGTCCAGGACTGGGTCGTGGTCCGGCTCAGCCAGCCTTCCCCGTGGTTACCGGAGGTCCGAAGGCTCATCTCGTCTCTCCTCTGTCATCACAGCCAGACCTTTTGGGACAAAGCAGTCCAGGGTGTCCTCACTGCCGAGACTCTGCAAT GTAGATGATAACCAGGGTGTGCTGTTGAAtagtgagaaagagagatctCTTTCTCCACCCGGCGGATCTTTGCTGAAAAGACAGATTGCGACTGGCCATCTGAGGGGTCAATACCAGGCTTCAATCAGACAGAAGAAAGCTAACCAAGCAAAGCAGAATGGTAAACAACAGGCGGAAGAGGGAAAAGGTGCCAGTCTTTCCAGCCAGACCTCCTTCCAGACCAATGGCTACTACCATCAGCCCTACCAAACCCAGCTTCTGCCACAGCCTTATTTAAACCCTCAGtcccaacaaaacaaaaccttgaCTCTGACATCTAGTGCCAGTATAGACCTCCCAAAG gtggaTCACAGTGACATGAGAGTGAGTCTTATTCTTAAACCCAACAGTAGACCAGACTTTGGTTTCCAGATTCATTGGGACTCCACTGGGGCTAGAGTCAAATTCATTCAACCTG GCAGCCTGGCGGAGCTTGGCCAGCTGTGTGTGGACGATGAGATCATGGCTGTTGATGGAGTCGCGGTGGCACACATGAGCTACAACCAGTGGGAGGATAAAATGACATCTGCCCTGCAAACTGGCAGTCTGACCATGGACATTCGACGCTACGGCAACAAGG ATTGGAGCACCAGTGAGGGGAGTCATCACAACCAGCCAGGTCAGAGCAGGATGACCCTCAATCTGACTGCTGCGGCGCCCATTCTGATAGGTTATCCTGATCACCATGCCAACAGTGCTGCCTCTGCAGAAACCACAGTGACAAAATTGTCCAAATTCAATGGGCAGACAGACAAT GTTATACAAGGTAAACTCATGGATGGTGATTTTGCTGACAACTACAGCACAACCATAAGTAAAG ATTATAATATTACTAGGAAAAATCAGAAAAGGAGGACAgaatttttcaaaaagaaag gAGGTTCAGAATCTGCAATATCTGAT CTCCAGGTGCCATCCCTCAGCCCCTCCTCATCCAGCTGGTCGTGGGACCGTGAAGAGGATCGCCGGCGTCAGGAGAAGTGGCAGGAAGAGCAGGAGCGCCTCCTACAG GAGCAATATCAGCGGGATCAGGAGAGGCTGGAGGCAGAGTGGCGGAAGGCACAACAGGATGCAATGGAGGAGCAGTGCAGGAAACCAGGG AACACCTTTGAGATGACCAATGGTGGTGAGAGCCCTGCCAGACACCGCCACGTGAATGGATTGACAAAcaaaaccagagaagaagagcagagacCTGAAAGAGATGAGCTTAAAGAAGCAGTGTCTAAAGCTCAAAGTAGCACACAAAGAGTGCAGAATGACAAAATCACTCAACAAGACTG GGCTGAGGGCTCCTGCGGATTTGCTCAGCTGTCTCCTGCACACAG GACAAAGTCCTTGTCTACGCCTGCATTAGCTGGGCCCCACAAACAGCCAAGAG GTGatcagaggaaaagaaaagggcAAAGTGTGTCTAAAGTTGAGCAAGAAAGGCAGCAGATTTtggaagagatgaagaagaggacTCAGCTTCTGACTGACAACAGTTGGATACGTCAGCGCAGCAGCAGTTTTTACAGGGAGCCAATCTATGTTGGGGTTCCCATGAAGAG GTATGAGTCTCTGGACAACCTCGATATGTTGCGTCAGTCCCCAATCCCGACCGCTACGTTTAGTTACCCCCGTCCACactcagctgctgcag